TCGCTAGGGTGACGGCCGTGGAAGACACCGATCGGGCGATCCTCGGGCTGCTCGCAGCCGACGGGCGCATGTCGTTCACCGACCTCGGCAAGGCCACCGGGCTGTCGACGTCGGCGGTGCACCAGCGCGTGAAGCGGCTCGAGGGCCGGGGCCTGATCCGGTCCTACACCGCGGTGCTGGACTACGACGCGATCGGGCTGCCGCTCACGGCGTTCATCTCGATCCGGCCGATCGACGCCTCCCAGCCCGACGACTCCCCCGAGCGGCTCAGGGACATCACCGAGATCGAGTCGTGCTGGTCGGTGGCCGGCGACTCGTCGTACCTCCTCAAGATCCGGGTCGCCACGCCTCACGACCTGGAGAACCTGCTGGCCCGCATCCGCGCGGCGGCCAACGTCACGACGCGTACGACGATCGTGCTCTCCACGCCCTACGAGGGCCGCCCGGTCGCCGACTGAGGCTGGTCGGCGCTCCCCGCCGGCGCGTGACTCGTCGCCGAACCCCGAGAAGTAGATCGGGGTGATGGACGCTTGGCACGTGCCACAACGCCAGATGAGCGACCGTAACCCCGATCTACAGCTGGGGGGTGGCGGTCACTCGGTCATCGAGGAGTAGGCCACGACCCCGCGGCGCAGGGCGCCGACCGTCTCGCGGGCGGTGGCACGGAGCTCGGGCGTGGGGGCGGCGTCGGCCACCTGGCCGGCCAGGTCGAGCAGCTGCTTCATCCAGCGC
This genomic window from Nocardioides marmoribigeumensis contains:
- a CDS encoding Lrp/AsnC family transcriptional regulator, translated to MEDTDRAILGLLAADGRMSFTDLGKATGLSTSAVHQRVKRLEGRGLIRSYTAVLDYDAIGLPLTAFISIRPIDASQPDDSPERLRDITEIESCWSVAGDSSYLLKIRVATPHDLENLLARIRAAANVTTRTTIVLSTPYEGRPVAD